ggggaaacatcaaattctccaaagctgtttacCAAGCTTTccattaaatttcatatttgtaatcaccaatgaaatctgacaacaactgttgcatattaattttttttctccaaacgcctgaatcatgacaaaaaaaacctgtactttttaggctggatcaagcttatgcgcagacctaaatgcgtgtCTCATGTACCTCATTTCGGAGGCAcgagtctgactgtttctataaaaACCGGAGCTTCCAACGGCCGCTGTAGTGacacgatgactttaccagtcggtgattggctcttatttagaaggcaggacttattctgccatattgcacgttctcccattcaaaacgaGAAGGGTCTGGCTGCAGACCATGGGCAAATGGAGCGCCACTCTCGAACAGGAAATACGTCACCTCCACCTGCAAAATGGAGGTCACATATTTCCTGTTCAAGAGTGGACCTCCACTCGTCCCTTAAAGGTTCTCTAATACCCACTTTTcaccaaggcagtttgagtgctagttcggagccagagcctagtttcaaatcagttctttgtctttcgacacacaaagcacctgctccgaaccaggaaaagtggttcgtaagtagcaccaaaacattgctgggctagaagtaagaaccgcttGCGTCAGGGTTACCAtgaccaacaagaaacttgtgaccgccatttttgaaatagcagctaatcgagctaatagCAGATCAATTGTAATCTCCGTCTATATACAAATTACGGCAAGCCGTGTTTGGATGCTGATGTAGgttcgcaaagccatgagcatcaacagtagtgaaacatcCGCGATTGTTGATAAAAGActtcgagatgcatcggagaAGCGCGGACCGATTCGGCGGGTGCCGCGGATCCGCCGGAGCATTTGTAGAGTATACGACTCCTTGTGCTTTTGGATCATTCTCGTGAAGCTTTGATGTCATGCGCCGATCAATGCGAAAagccgatgcatctcaaacaagcttggtgtgtttgtgtttgccgCATGGTTTGGCGCTGCAGcgctagctttgctgtgaaatatgagacgtaTACAATGACGTAAGACCTGGCTCTGTACTGGCTCTCAAGCCCGTGGAAAGGCAAACCGGTTCTTAGAAGGCTCGTTagttgaaccaactccgaaCTGGCACTAAGCGATCCttggtggagtaacttcctgttgatgttggaagtgttgtcaaacaaaacagaggctagctagaccctccctccccCTTCCCCtctgtgcttcctgaaacagtcatgaacacgcatttaaaatcattcttgttcgttattggctggagcgtgcttatgttttgtggtccaggttgcaccagtttgtttttattgccgtttttggagcttgtggcgactacagagaccgcgttttttaccgtgttcaggggacaggcagctagcggatagtgaggagatgttagCTGTATGTGACAatatgttttggcctaaaaacgcgtgacatctgCAGCCAGACCCCATTGTTCAAAACAATACCAGTGACACGTCTTGtattattctatagtctttggtaaaagccactggaaggcaagcctgcaacctttagccaaaaaagcataACTGCTAATGCTAACGCTCCAGCTGTGGCGGTACACAGGGAAGGAGTTTTGAACGGCGGGCactgatgtcactgccattacacaaTAGGCTGAGAGATGTTgcacgtgattaagttagccgttacgctttctccaatggtaagagatgcAGACTATAATAATACGATCTCAGGTATAACTATTCGTCGGTCTTGCTCTGGAGTCAgttatgcaaatgtatttgtgacgtcacaggtcacaaatacaaaaaaataaaaattaattagatgtttttggagcttgattaaataCTTTGTAGGACATTTTAAGCTATGAAACTTGTAAGATGTTTTAATGGGACAAATATCTCTTAGGctatatgtcaaaagatcacagcaattttttttttttttttttttttttatgttcttttccaagtcatgacccctttaatatttCACTCATCCAATAACTGGCACACAGTAAAATAAACCACAATCAAAAGGCTTTTTTATTGTCAGTCTCATGAACCAAATGACttcatgtttgtattttctAAATGATAAAATCAAATTTAAGCCACTTGCACAATACAAAActataatgaaataataatcttacagaaaaaaatctgaaatgaaGAATAGAACATTTGTGgacaacttttatttaaaaaatatagcagtTATAGCCTTTCGAAAAGGCTGGCAAGCATGAATATATACAACAGAGAAATTGTAGCAAAGCAAGACAAAGAGCACTATTATCACAAAAAAGGGAAAAGACGAAGATAAACTTCGCTAAATCCACCTCACACACAGCCACACAGTTTCAGATATAAACAGACTTCTCTCTTATCTTCCCAAATTTAAAATTGACTGCTAGCACAAGGCTATGCAAATAAATCTGAATCGCCAACCTCATGTGTTTTTTTCTCCCTGAGGTTCATCTTGAAGCAAATTGGGTAAATTCTTGCTTAGCATTTCCGTCCACAGTAATCAAATGAATATGGATTGTTCAGACCATATCTGAAATAGCAGATTAAGGCAAAGCCTAATTCATTCATGTTAAATGATACTCAAAAGTCAGGCTTACTAGGCAGTACATGCTAGATTAGATTTGGCACTTTTCTGCTTAAGGCTGACATGACCCCAAGTGTGAAGCAGCTGAGGATTCCCTGTAAATCTCGTCTTACTGCTGTAGTCCTAATGTTGAAAGACTTCACAAGACTGGCTGATTTTTAATTCAGAGACAGAGCTTGCAGACTACTGCAGTTAATTCTCACATAAAGGTCTGCAGTAATAAAGGCCTCATTTTAGTTTACTCATGGTCATCTGCAATATGTAGACCTATATGTACACAATGAAAATATCTATGATGCAAACGGAATCAATGAATCTTAGTGTCTCTGTGTATTAACAGTGTATTAAAGCGTCCCAGTGAATTTCCTAAAGAGCAATACCAGTGCCATAATTTGCTAATGTGAGTTAGCACAATTAATTCAACTGTCATGTTCATGTTTACTAGAAGAAATGACATAACACAACTGACTTCTTAGTTTTGCTTGACATAGCACATATTGTTTAACCGATGGTTTAATGTTTCGATGACAGCAAAAAccaaactgataaaaaaaaaaaaaaaaaaaaaaaaaaaaatccagcaaTAAACAGCAGTAGTTCCCCTCACACGCCATGAAGAGCAGGAAGGAAGTGGTGAGATATGCAAGATACTGAGCAAACAACTACTATGCAAAACATGTACAgactgaaaaaaaatgagatCTGATGGAGGGACACCTGTTGCCATTCTTCCCAAAAGATGACTTTAATAATTTCGTGGAGGATGTAGAAGTTCTCAAACATCTGCCACCTTCAAATCATCTCCATTTGAGCTCTGCAGTTTTTGTAATCAGCTTTACAAGGACATTTCCTGAGCTTCTGAACCACAGTAGCTCTCAAACTGATGCCATGTCACCGGATGGATGACTGAATTATATGCAATTGAGAGATAAATTATTTGTAGGGCTTTGACAACCCCAAGAATGTGTATGGTAAAACAGAACTTAGCATTTTGGATCATCACGTAAAAGCTCCCTCCACACACAACGTTGCTTTTCTGGAAATAGCAGAGTGCTGATTTTAACTTTGAAAATATACAGTACCTTTATGCACAGGGCCACAGATTATATAATTTACTTTATTACACTAGTGCTGCAAATCAAAACAACCATTATCTTTAGGCACCAAGTCATAGGCAGGGTTCCCAAATCTTTTGACCAATGAATTTACATGATGTTCTAGCCACTCATGATTACCGGATGAGgattttgaaaacttttttttttatagagattgcaaacacaaaatgtattttttcacaGATGAAACATTTTAGAGCAGAGCATAACTAGAAAAAAATCATGACCGTTCAATTtctgaaaataacatttttagaaAATCCCTGATTTTCCAGCTTATGACTCTGGGAACCCTGCATGGGACAATGGGAGAATGGCTTAAAACGGCATCTGCTTGAGCAAGTGAAGTTTAAAGTTTGTCACGCATGTATCACCGGACACCTTTCCTTCGGCAAAGCTATCAGTGGAACTTGTAGCAGGTCCCTTTTGAACTGATATTCGGTCTGAGAATGTAAACACATCTAGCTGTTCATCTTTAGCATGGGTCAGTAGTGTGACAGATGGCTTTGGTGTCTGAGCTAAAGCAGTCTCCTCAACTTATCTCTACAGGGACACAGGAACCTGAGGCATCTGTCCAGCTTTGACGAGCTTATGTCTTCGCATTTCTCCTCTTTACACAATGCCAAGTTCTGGATATTTATCTCTCCATCCGCAGAAAGGTTTACTGATTGTAGGGTTTCATACTCGGATCTCATCATCCTCATCTTCCATGAAGGAGGAGAAGGCTGGTTCATTGTCTGGGTTGCAGGTGTTGTCGGTAACCCCAATATCTTCCTCATAAGGCTCACTGGTTGGCTTCTCCTCCATGGCGGCTGAACCTGAGCTGGAAACTGAGCAGCTGTCGAGGTGATGCAGATGTTTGTGGTGTGGTTCTGGAGTGCTGGTGCCTTCGCTCTGGATTTCCAAGTCGACAGAGCTGGGCGCCCTCATGGGACCCTCGTCGCGAGCGACTAATCCCTCTGGTTCCTCTTCCTTCTCAACAACCTCCCTCATTTCCTCATCCATTTCCACACCTCCCTGGTTGCAGGGAAGAGGAGAAGCATGCCCCTCACTGCTCTTGCCTTCCTCAAACCCCTGATCATCATCTTCCTTCTCCATGACCCCCAGGATTTCCCCCAGCATCGAGGGCCCAAGGTCAACATGGAATGACATTACAGATTCAGCCTTCTTCATTCCTCCCCCATTGTAGTAGGATGGGGAAGGCCGCAGGTCCGTCAACACCCCAAAGTGCTTCTCATGGAGCTCCAGGTCCAATGCGTTAGCAGAGGCCCCATTTGAGGAGCTAGAAGTCAAGCTCTTGAGCACCCTACTGTCTCCATCCTGTCCTTCTTCATTGTTCAAAAAAGGCAAGGACATGGCATTCTTCACAAAGGTAGGTGACCCACTAGGAGGAAGGAAGGTGTTGTCTCGCTGGTCTACTCTGGTGACGGACTGAGAGCGCTTGCTGCTCCGGAAGGTACGAGACAGCAGTCCCGGTTTGGGGGAGCGAGGATAGGTGTGTCCCTCTTGGGATGGCTCTCCGGATCGAGTGCTGAGGAAAGAGGTGTCCCCAAAAGCTTCCCCACTGCGCCCTACATGCATGGTGTGTCGAAAGTCACCTAAGGGGGCGCTGATCATCTCGGTAGTAAGGTCCATACGGGAGCGCCGTTTGGTCTGAGACCCGGATACCAGCTGTTTTAAGATAGGCATCTTGGTTTGCACAACTGACAAATTCTGTAATTGCGTTTGACTGGTGGAGTTGTGGTTTCACAATTAAGTCAACAAGTCCTAAAAGGTTCCTGGTTCAACCAGATTCTGCTCAGCCCAGTTCTGTCCAGTCTTGAAGGCTGCCACTTCAGCTGCCAGACAGGAGATAATCTGTAATTTGGGAACAAACAAGATTGAAAAATCAAATTTCATAGTTAACTGGAGACAACATCTTGACTCCAAGCAAAACCACAGTGCAAAGCCAAGAAGTTAAGTTAATTATAACACTGTGTTGTTTGACTTTCTGGGTGCAAGATCAATACAGTCAGAAGAAATTGGCAGTCCAGGCAGAACACAGGCAGTTCAAGGATGTCTTATCAATGAGTCTGGCCAGAATACCAGCTAAAGCTGCAGTGTCATTCTTTTCCCCGAGCTAGTCGGCAGAAGCGTTTCTGGCATTCAGATGAGGTAAGTGTCAGGATTCTTACAGTCAGGCTGAGTTTCAATCATTAATAAGATAAGCAGAGACTGATGAAAGCACTTAGTGGAGAGTTTAACTACTTAGTGAAATACTTATGGTGTCAATAGTAATATCCTTATAGGGTAAATTTAATGAAACCAGCTACAAACCATATTTTAgcccaaaataataaaaagggaAACAATTTCTCTTTAAAGATAATGAAGCATATTGTTAGCATCAATGTGATTTTAATTTTCACGACAATTAAGGCGAAGTTCTTTTTCGAAATACATAAGCAGCAATATATACTGTTATCGAGCATCTGACGCCGCCCACCCTGATGAGAGCGATGTTTAGacgaatatgtaaatatgtgctgtgcgctttcctctcagtaacaaaataaacgacaaaaataagaaaacggcaagcattttttatagaaagcataagaaaagcaatAGTAGAATAAAGGTGTTTTGCTGaagcaagacattttgaatGGAAAGCCATTTCGAATTTCCAAAACGAacaaaacaaagtttgttttggcctgattttgttcgaaatgccATCACATCAGTTCAGTCTCCGATTTcatttgaagtatatcggggcctttagGCACATTTCCCGCTCAAATTTCCCTCTGTACAATAATTGATTATTCATACTGAGAATTGTATAGTACACAAGTACAAGGACAACATCACAGACCAGCTGCCAATGATACTTGTCTGCAATATCATCTCATCAAACACCATTGCCCTGCAGTACAGATAAGACTCTGCAAGTGAAAGCGACTTCCTTTGTAATTAGCCATGACTGTATAAATGGCAGAGACAGTGGAACATGGTAAGCCATGACCCTATTGATGGCTCGGGGCCTCTAAACGCAACCTCTATGCTCTGAACTAAGTAGCTCATCAGGGACAACCACGATTAACATCAAATTAAACAAGCACATTTACAGACAGACAAGCAAGTGCAAACCTCCGACTCAAAACACCACAACAATGTCTGACGCTCTGAATGAATAAAATGCTTACCCTCACTGTAGAGTGCTGTGCCATTATTCCTATGTCTGTAAATTAACACTAAGAGAAACAGGCCAAATGCTTGGCAGGCAACAAGTTTTTCCTGTCACGGATCTGCTGTAATATTCATGAAGTCTTGGCtttgaaaaacaacaacagcgagAGTAAATTTCACTAAGGTGCCCAACCAACTCATGACCTCTTTCTGGCTCAGTCTTCCTCTACTAGCTTTGTCTACACTTCCTGATAATGCCCTTACCTGCCTGCGTCTCTATAGCAACACCCCTTTGCACACAGATGTTAGCGTTTCCTGTcagcatgcattttttttctacttCTGGCATTAACCAAAACGTTTCCTTCACACTATACAGTTCACTAATCAAAATGTATCTGCTTAGTCATTGACTAAATTAAAAACCTAAATTATCCACAGTGGATTTCATGAATTATGCACAAAATCATTGACTAGAATAGAATTATGACTCTCTTTGGTATTAAAGATTAATTATACAGCACAAAAAATTACATACCATATCTCCGAACCACTGAATATCAGAAATCACTgtttaaataaaagataatgAGCGTCTTCTATTGTGTCTTCTGTTAGAGAGTGACTGAATACATGCAGCCAGCACCTCCCTGAAGGCAAGAGAGAGCGAGAATAAGGCTCAGCCAATGAGTGATGGCGTCCTGCAGCTCTGCGCTGCACACACCCATTTCCATGACATCATTTCATGATGACTAGCCCACCTGAAATCAAAGCAAGCCCTTGCACAGCCTCCAAAATGATGCCCAGGGAAGCATTATATATTGGTGACAATATCAGAATCAATCAATATTAGTGTTGTTTCTACTGTACACTCATCAAGTTGATGCCTTATTTAACTTCTTAATTACATTTAgccatttaaaggattagtacactttaaaatgaaaattagcccaagctttactcaccctcaacccatcctaggtgtatttgacTTATTTCTGATGAAcgcaatcggagatatattaataactatcctgatgcatccaagctttgcagtgaacgggaccaacgagtatgaagctcaacaaagaaagtgcatccattcatcataaatgtactccacacggctctggggggttaacaAACTTCtacatcttaaaaaaataaaaaaatatgtatagaTTGTAGCAGTTAGCCAACAGTGTTGCAATACCACATGCTCCCCCTTCTGtattggagtgtggatcacctctgactgactgtattcgtaGTCTGCCTGTATGCACCGAACCGTGACGTCTGAATTGTGACGGTTCGGGACGAATACACGTACCGTTACACTTCtattcactaccattcaaaagtttgatgtTGAAAGAGGTCTTTTATGCTCACTAAgacaacatttatttatcaaaatacagtaaaaaaaaaaaagtaatattgtgaagtattattacactttaaaataactgctttctattgcaatatatcgtaaaatgtaatttattcctgtgatcaaagctgaattttcagcatcattactccagtatttagtgtcgcatgatccttcagaaatcatgttaatatgctgatttgatgctcaagaaacatttattattattattatcgatGCTGAAAACAGTCTTGTGGTAACTgcgatattttatatatatatatataaaatttcatAAATCTTTGATGAATAGGTATTTAAAGAtaaagaatttattttaaatatttctttgtAACAATTCAAAATTCTTTACtgtctcttttgatcaatttaatgcatccttgctgaacaaaAGTATTAAAAACCCTACAGACCAtcatttcagtttttgtttagaTATAGATCACaacaaaaataatcataataaaccTTGGCTAATCAATATTACATAATTAGCTGACATAACGTTTGTCTGATCCGAACACATAAGTACAGGTACAGTAACTTACCACATGCGCGTTAGTGGTTAACTTCTGCTTGAAGTTGCTGTTTTATGCATtcagtcactttttttttttttttgcaccacaACTAAGAAAAACAAGTGATTTTAATTTCCCAAAAGGGGGGAATCCATTCCCCCCCCCTATAATTTGAAAATTATCTAAATAGAATTTTcagaaatgtataaataaaaaatggaagTGTAATGATACAAACAAATTACTTCTCATAAAAAGGGCACAAATAGAAGCCCAAAGAGAGGACAGCGAGAAATCAATATGCAAAATTATTCAGTTAGTGACACAAATTACAATGCAGAACAACAGTTCACAGCATTCCAGACAATGACAGCAGTGTTTATATGAGGTGTTTCTACTGGGTGGCATGAGCTGGAAGAAAAACAAGCAGTAGATGAAAGATATAAAGCCCTAAATCCCCTAGACACACAGTTCCGCTGCATTTCTGCCCTGTCCCACATACACCAATGCCCCAAGCATACTCTTTGCGAATGTGAACATGTGCGCTTCATGTTATAAGCAAACTCAACTTTGcgaattattttttatatatataagattAGGTTTTTACACATTACGTACAGTACTGCACGTTTCATGCACAATCTGATTTGTGTACTTGAGAAAAGTGTTTCTGGCACAGTCATTTTATATAGACACTGCAATCTGTATCTAAAGCCCTCCCATGCTCTATTAGCACATATTGCGGGAAAGGCTAACAACCTTCGGTTAATAGTGGTTCATGTGCATCTCTGGACCAGTTATCAAGCGCTTCTTGTCAGAAGGAGTTTTATTTATAGACGTGCAAATATGAAGTAAGACTGGGGAGCATGGGAAGGCAGCGTGGGAAACAGGCCCCTGAAGGGGTGAGTGACTTTCCAAATACCCTTTCACAACGTCTATGATAGCGACACAGTTCGTAGGGAGCAGTTGGACTTCCTCTGTACAGACTAAACACACCTCCCTCGCTCCCACTATCCGCTCCTCCTTTTCTACATCCCTGTGACCCTATACATACTAACCTCTGATCCCTGTGTGAGTTTAGGAGGTTTAGCAAATCTCATAGCAAAACATACATgcatcagacacacacacatataatgcACTTCGGGTGCCTCCAGTTTCAAAGAGCATCTCTGAGGGAGCCACAAATGCtgatttttaaatcataatCCAGAGACGGTTTAAATACTGTCTCAAAAATTGTCCATTTACATAACATGAGTGAAGTGTGTATTTCTGCCCCACTAGCAGCacaacaaaaatgcaaaaataattgttttcaaaCAAGTTATGTTAGtaaccaaatattttttttttgtattatctGTTTGTGCAGATAATGTAGGGTTGTGGATAACATGACATAACATATGCTTGTCCTATGTGGGGCCACTGTTATGTTATGGCTTgcagatattatattataatgcttGTCAACTacataacataaacataaacataaacataacagCAGCCCTGCATAGGACAagctgttatgttatgttatattatggtttatttttatgtttgtccTTATGTTAtttgttatatgttatgttatttgCTATATGTTATggtttattttatatgttatttttatgttatgttaattGTTATGGTTTATTTTATATGCTTGTCCTATGTAGGGTTGCGGGTAGTATAGTGcttataacataacataacataacataacataacataacataacataacataacataacataacataacataacataacataacataacataacataacataacataacataacataacagctTGTCCTATGCAGGGCtgctgttatgttatgttatgttatgttatggtttatttttatatgtttgtCCTTATGTTAtttgttatatgttatgttatttgTGATATGTTATGGTTTATTTTATATGCTTGTCCTATGTAGGGTTGCAGGTATTATATTATAGTGCTTGTcccataacataacataaacataacataaacataacatatacataacataaacataacatatacataacataaacataacatataacataaacataacataaacataacataaatGCTTGTCCTATGCAGGGCtgctgttatgttatgttatggtttatttttatatgtttgtCCTTATGTTATTTgttatacattatattatttgttatatgttatggtttaatttatatgtttgtctttatgttattttatttgttatggTTTATTTTATATGCTTGTCCTATGGAGGGTTGCaggtattatattataatgcttataaaacacaacacaacacaacacaacacaacacatataacataaaacacataacatacattacataacataacataacataacataaagcaAAACTCTGACCCCCTTTGGGCATCGGACGACCTTTAAACATGAAGTAAATCAGTCTCATTTAATGACAACGCTAAGACACTGACTGAAACATGCCGTTTATGTCTGAAGCACACTGGCATGTCACATGCACTTCAAGTCATCTTTGGTCCTCACAGTAGACGAACAGTAAGCCCACTCTTTGTGAACAAGAGTCTCTCTGTGAATCAAACAAAAGTGCTGAGTGCATCCTAGCACTCAGACAGTG
The window above is part of the Chanodichthys erythropterus isolate Z2021 chromosome 3, ASM2448905v1, whole genome shotgun sequence genome. Proteins encoded here:
- the cdc42ep4a gene encoding cdc42 effector protein 4a, coding for MPILKQLVSGSQTKRRSRMDLTTEMISAPLGDFRHTMHVGRSGEAFGDTSFLSTRSGEPSQEGHTYPRSPKPGLLSRTFRSSKRSQSVTRVDQRDNTFLPPSGSPTFVKNAMSLPFLNNEEGQDGDSRVLKSLTSSSSNGASANALDLELHEKHFGVLTDLRPSPSYYNGGGMKKAESVMSFHVDLGPSMLGEILGVMEKEDDDQGFEEGKSSEGHASPLPCNQGGVEMDEEMREVVEKEEEPEGLVARDEGPMRAPSSVDLEIQSEGTSTPEPHHKHLHHLDSCSVSSSGSAAMEEKPTSEPYEEDIGVTDNTCNPDNEPAFSSFMEDEDDEIRV